In Pelosinus sp. IPA-1, a single genomic region encodes these proteins:
- a CDS encoding 3-methyl-2-oxobutanoate dehydrogenase subunit VorB, producing MAEKILMKGNEAIGEAAIIAGCRHYFGYPITPQTELTEYMSKRMSNIGGVFVQAESEVAAINMVYGAAGAGARAMTSSSSPGISLKQEGISYIAGAELPCVIVNIMRGGPGLGSIQPSQCDYFQATKGGGHGDYRNIVLAPNSVQELADITVQSFELADKYRNPVMLLGDGALGQMMEPVDLTMIKTKSIVAKPWAATGLRGRKDSNIINSLHLKPEDLEKHNIHLQEKYKEISSKEVRYEAINTEDAELIMIAYGITSRIARSAMDMARNKGIKVGLLRPITLWPFPELVISKLASRAQAFLTVELSAGQMVEDVRLAVNGAKPVYFYGRMGGMMPNPKEIYGQIVNIMFGKGGL from the coding sequence ATGGCAGAAAAGATTTTGATGAAGGGGAATGAGGCTATCGGAGAAGCAGCAATTATTGCCGGTTGTCGGCATTACTTTGGCTATCCCATAACTCCCCAGACAGAATTGACTGAATATATGTCAAAACGAATGTCTAACATTGGAGGCGTATTTGTTCAAGCGGAAAGTGAAGTAGCTGCTATTAATATGGTGTATGGTGCTGCTGGGGCAGGTGCTAGAGCCATGACGTCTTCGTCGAGCCCAGGAATAAGTTTAAAACAAGAGGGGATTTCCTATATTGCTGGAGCAGAATTACCTTGTGTAATTGTTAATATAATGCGTGGTGGACCAGGGCTTGGTAGTATTCAACCGTCACAATGTGATTATTTTCAAGCAACTAAAGGTGGCGGACATGGAGATTATCGTAATATCGTTTTAGCGCCAAATTCAGTACAAGAACTTGCGGATATTACCGTACAATCCTTTGAACTTGCCGATAAATATCGTAATCCTGTAATGCTTTTAGGGGATGGGGCATTAGGGCAAATGATGGAACCTGTCGATCTTACTATGATAAAGACAAAAAGTATCGTAGCAAAACCTTGGGCTGCGACTGGGTTAAGAGGACGTAAAGATTCAAACATTATAAATTCTCTACATCTAAAGCCAGAAGATTTAGAAAAACATAATATTCATTTACAAGAAAAGTATAAGGAGATTTCTAGTAAAGAAGTACGCTATGAAGCAATCAATACAGAGGATGCAGAATTGATAATGATTGCCTATGGTATTACTTCACGTATTGCACGCTCTGCAATGGATATGGCAAGGAATAAAGGCATAAAAGTAGGGTTACTTCGCCCGATTACATTATGGCCGTTTCCCGAGTTGGTAATTTCTAAACTTGCTAGTAGAGCCCAAGCATTTTTGACAGTAGAACTGAGTGCGGGGCAAATGGTAGAGGATGTAAGGTTAGCTGTAAACGGTGCTAAGCCTGTTTATTTTTATGGTAGAATGGGTGGAATGATGCCGAACCCCAAAGAGATATATGGGCAAATAGTCAATATTATGTTTGGAAAAGGGGGGCTATAG
- a CDS encoding 4Fe-4S binding protein: MPRPVFREERCKGCGLCIVVCPKKILRAGAHVNSRGYFPATCVNEKSCIGCLLCAKTCPDIVIEIHKE; encoded by the coding sequence GTGCCTAGACCAGTGTTTAGAGAAGAACGATGTAAAGGTTGTGGGCTATGCATTGTTGTATGCCCAAAAAAAATACTTAGAGCTGGGGCGCATGTTAATAGTCGGGGGTATTTTCCTGCCACATGCGTAAATGAAAAAAGTTGTATAGGTTGCTTGCTTTGCGCCAAGACGTGTCCTGATATAGTTATTGAGATTCATAAAGAGTAA
- a CDS encoding phosphate propanoyltransferase, whose protein sequence is MLETKVPVGISARHIHVSQADLDVLYGEGYQLTVKKDLSQLGQFAANETVDLVTEKSSFKNVRILGPVRNQTQVEIALTDALKLKISIPVRDSGDTKGSAGITVVGPKGTVVIKEGVIAAGRHIHMNTADAEKFGVKDKDIVKVRCDGERGLVFENVLIRVHESFCLEMHIDTDEANAAMCKNGGTVEIIK, encoded by the coding sequence ATGTTAGAAACAAAAGTTCCAGTAGGTATTTCAGCACGTCATATTCACGTATCACAAGCGGATTTGGATGTTTTATATGGTGAGGGATATCAATTAACAGTTAAGAAAGATTTATCTCAATTAGGGCAATTTGCTGCCAATGAGACAGTAGATTTAGTTACTGAGAAATCATCATTTAAAAACGTTCGGATTTTAGGGCCTGTACGTAATCAAACACAGGTGGAAATTGCTCTTACTGATGCATTAAAACTTAAAATAAGCATTCCTGTCCGTGATTCAGGAGATACAAAAGGCTCTGCTGGCATTACTGTTGTTGGTCCAAAAGGAACAGTGGTAATTAAAGAAGGGGTTATAGCTGCAGGACGCCATATTCATATGAATACTGCTGATGCCGAAAAGTTTGGTGTAAAGGATAAAGATATTGTAAAGGTACGTTGTGATGGTGAACGTGGTTTGGTGTTTGAAAATGTACTGATTAGAGTGCATGAAAGTTTCTGTTTAGAGATGCACATTGATACAGATGAAGCCAATGCAGCAATGTGCAAAAATGGTGGTACCGTCGAAATAATTAAATAG
- a CDS encoding ASCH domain-containing protein, with amino-acid sequence MRALNFYSSNYHSQLVCRRKTCTIRRGDKTHKYTEGDIIWVTVGKRFAQKKKIYTGVIDRVLVKPISQLTKEDLQGENPDIATVDDLMIFLHSIYDKTFTLSDTVTVIYFSEIIE; translated from the coding sequence ATGCGTGCCTTAAATTTTTATTCATCTAATTATCATAGCCAATTAGTATGCCGTCGTAAGACCTGTACCATTCGTCGTGGGGATAAGACCCACAAATATACTGAAGGGGATATTATTTGGGTAACAGTTGGTAAACGTTTTGCCCAGAAAAAGAAAATATATACTGGTGTTATTGACCGAGTACTAGTAAAGCCTATATCCCAATTAACAAAAGAAGATTTGCAAGGGGAAAACCCTGATATTGCCACAGTTGACGATTTGATGATTTTTTTGCATAGTATATATGATAAGACTTTCACATTAAGTGATACTGTAACCGTAATATACTTTTCAGAAATTATTGAATAG
- a CDS encoding amidohydrolase yields the protein MAKILLRNAEILGQDGIVKSADIAIDGSVIFQVGEIPAAWQADKIIDCTDKLAVPGFVNTHTHAAMTLFRSYADDMMLMDWLQNKIWPAEGNLVAEDVYWGTLLAIAEMVKSGTTTFSDMYFHMPQVAKAVAESGIRAVLARGMAGVAPNAEQALIESEDFFHQYHNAADGRITVMLGPHAPYTCPPEYLKRVVSLAQRLEAEIHIHLSETVGEVDECKKKHGKSPIELMKDIGLFECGVLAAHCVHVSDHDIAIMKQANVRVSHNPGSNMKLASGIAPIPAMLSAGLCIGVGTDGAASNNNLDMLEELRLAAMLHKVHALDPLLIPAKTAVEMATINGAQALGLGKVTGRIEPGFKADITLFNMHAPHWYPRHDRISLLAYSAGAGDVHTVIVDGQILLDNRSLTTIDEEQVMYEANKRGIRLIK from the coding sequence ATGGCAAAGATTTTGTTAAGAAATGCAGAAATATTGGGGCAAGATGGTATCGTTAAATCTGCAGATATTGCAATAGATGGGTCAGTCATTTTTCAAGTAGGTGAAATACCAGCTGCTTGGCAAGCAGACAAAATTATTGACTGCACGGATAAATTGGCAGTACCAGGTTTCGTAAATACTCATACCCATGCAGCTATGACTCTCTTTCGTAGTTACGCTGATGATATGATGCTGATGGATTGGCTGCAAAATAAAATTTGGCCAGCTGAGGGGAATCTAGTAGCCGAAGACGTATACTGGGGTACATTGCTTGCAATTGCTGAAATGGTTAAATCAGGTACTACTACTTTTTCTGATATGTATTTTCATATGCCACAAGTAGCCAAAGCTGTAGCTGAGAGCGGTATAAGAGCAGTATTAGCTAGAGGTATGGCAGGGGTGGCACCAAATGCTGAACAAGCATTAATAGAAAGCGAGGATTTTTTTCATCAGTATCATAATGCCGCTGATGGGCGTATTACTGTGATGCTTGGTCCTCATGCTCCCTATACTTGTCCACCGGAATATTTAAAGCGGGTAGTTTCTTTAGCGCAACGCTTGGAGGCTGAAATTCATATTCATTTGTCTGAGACGGTTGGAGAAGTGGATGAATGTAAAAAAAAGCATGGAAAATCTCCCATTGAGTTAATGAAAGATATAGGTCTATTTGAATGTGGCGTGTTAGCTGCTCATTGTGTACATGTATCAGATCATGATATTGCCATTATGAAGCAAGCGAATGTTAGAGTTTCTCATAATCCAGGAAGTAATATGAAGCTGGCTAGTGGCATTGCTCCAATACCTGCTATGCTTTCTGCAGGTTTATGTATTGGCGTAGGTACGGATGGTGCTGCAAGTAATAATAATTTAGATATGCTAGAAGAACTCAGATTGGCGGCTATGCTGCATAAAGTACATGCACTAGATCCTTTACTCATTCCTGCAAAAACGGCTGTAGAGATGGCTACAATCAATGGAGCGCAAGCATTAGGACTTGGTAAAGTAACAGGTAGAATTGAGCCAGGCTTTAAAGCAGATATTACCTTATTTAATATGCATGCACCTCATTGGTACCCTCGGCATGACAGGATCTCCCTACTTGCGTATTCTGCAGGAGCTGGAGACGTTCATACGGTGATAGTTGATGGACAAATTCTTCTTGATAACAGATCTTTGACTACTATTGATGAAGAACAAGTGATGTATGAAGCAAATAAACGTGGCATACGCCTTATTAAATAA
- a CDS encoding class II aldolase/adducin family protein — translation MHPITKIKSEVLQGGQALVDKGLVAGTWGNISVRIPETKWIAVTPSGKGYHEITVDDIVIVDAVGTVVEGQFKPSSELPLHLAVYRARTDIQAIVHTHSVFASACAVAHKNIPPIIEDLVQLTGGSVDVAAYALPGTELLAQNIVKTLGNKNAVLMANHGVVGCGQTLDEAMLACELVEKAAQIYIYANQIGGAQPLSNEDIDVMHKFYIEYYSKRQQGRTV, via the coding sequence GTGCATCCGATTACTAAGATTAAATCTGAGGTGTTACAAGGTGGGCAAGCTTTGGTAGATAAGGGACTTGTTGCTGGTACTTGGGGAAATATAAGTGTAAGGATACCTGAAACAAAATGGATAGCTGTCACTCCATCCGGAAAGGGTTATCACGAGATTACAGTTGATGATATTGTCATTGTTGATGCAGTAGGTACAGTAGTAGAAGGACAATTCAAGCCTTCTTCAGAACTGCCGCTGCATTTGGCAGTATACCGAGCTCGTACTGATATACAAGCTATCGTTCACACACATAGTGTCTTTGCTAGCGCTTGTGCCGTTGCCCATAAAAATATCCCTCCAATAATTGAAGATTTAGTTCAATTGACAGGGGGGAGTGTGGATGTTGCTGCATACGCCCTGCCAGGAACAGAACTACTTGCACAAAACATTGTAAAAACACTGGGAAATAAAAATGCAGTTTTGATGGCAAATCATGGGGTGGTAGGCTGTGGGCAGACACTTGATGAAGCCATGTTAGCCTGTGAGTTAGTTGAAAAGGCTGCACAGATTTATATTTATGCAAATCAAATAGGTGGTGCACAACCTTTAAGTAATGAAGATATAGACGTGATGCATAAGTTCTATATTGAATATTATAGTAAACGGCAACAAGGGAGGACGGTCTAA
- a CDS encoding adenosylhomocysteinase produces MESMIRDIKLAPQGHDKINWVKEFMPVLNVLNEDLSKSKPLRGKNIVVTMHLEAKTAYLALVLQNAGANVTVTGSNPLSTQDDVAAALVEKGIKVFAWYNTTEEEYETFLHKALDTKPDIIVDDGGDLVSLLHGERSELLPNILGGSEETTTGVIRLRSLAAEGRLKFPMIAVNDAYCKYLFDNRYGTGQSTWDGIMRTTNLTVTGKTVVIAGYGWCGKGVAMRAKGLGANVIITEVDPIKAIEAVFDGFRVMSMEEAAKFGDIFVTLTGCKHVINGEHIAVMKSGAVLANAGHFDLEINKEHLEELAISKRTVRKNIEEFVMADKRKIYLLAEGRLVNLAAGDGHPTEIMDLSFAMQALAVLHILEHHKEMPNEVFNFPDEVNASVARLKLQALGIRIDTLTDEQKAYLGQD; encoded by the coding sequence ATGGAATCTATGATTAGAGATATAAAATTAGCGCCACAAGGACATGATAAAATAAATTGGGTTAAAGAATTTATGCCGGTTTTAAATGTATTGAATGAGGATTTGTCAAAAAGTAAGCCCTTGCGTGGTAAAAACATAGTTGTAACTATGCATTTGGAAGCAAAAACTGCTTATTTGGCATTGGTTTTACAAAATGCTGGGGCAAATGTTACTGTGACGGGAAGTAATCCATTATCTACTCAAGATGATGTAGCAGCAGCGCTAGTTGAAAAAGGTATTAAAGTTTTTGCTTGGTATAATACGACGGAGGAAGAATACGAGACTTTTTTACATAAAGCTTTAGATACAAAACCTGATATTATTGTTGATGATGGTGGTGATTTAGTATCCTTATTGCATGGGGAACGAAGTGAACTATTACCTAATATTTTAGGTGGATCGGAAGAAACGACAACAGGCGTTATTCGTTTACGATCCTTAGCAGCAGAAGGACGTTTGAAGTTTCCAATGATAGCTGTAAACGATGCCTATTGTAAATATTTATTTGATAACCGATATGGAACTGGACAATCAACCTGGGATGGAATTATGCGTACAACGAACTTAACTGTTACAGGGAAAACAGTTGTAATAGCAGGTTATGGTTGGTGTGGCAAAGGTGTGGCCATGCGGGCAAAAGGACTAGGTGCAAATGTAATCATCACGGAAGTTGATCCCATAAAAGCAATTGAAGCAGTATTTGATGGATTTAGAGTCATGTCTATGGAAGAAGCAGCTAAGTTTGGTGATATTTTTGTTACACTAACTGGTTGTAAACATGTTATTAATGGTGAACATATTGCTGTGATGAAATCGGGAGCTGTTTTAGCAAATGCTGGACATTTTGATCTTGAAATTAACAAGGAGCACTTGGAAGAACTAGCGATTTCTAAACGCACAGTTCGTAAGAATATTGAAGAATTTGTTATGGCTGACAAACGTAAAATATATCTCTTAGCTGAAGGGCGATTAGTTAACTTGGCTGCAGGAGATGGACATCCAACTGAAATCATGGATTTATCTTTTGCAATGCAAGCTCTTGCAGTATTACATATTTTAGAGCATCATAAGGAAATGCCAAATGAAGTATTTAATTTTCCGGATGAAGTAAATGCAAGTGTAGCTAGGTTGAAATTACAAGCCTTAGGCATTCGCATTGACACATTAACAGATGAACAAAAAGCTTATTTAGGTCAAGACTAA
- the mtnA gene encoding S-methyl-5-thioribose-1-phosphate isomerase: MLQTMEWKNKSLLLLNQTLLPNSAEYIECHNYRRVAEAIKRLEVRGAPAIGAAAAFGFVLGARELCNSYDFWTGIEEVAEELRQTRPTAVNLFWAIERMLSVVNKSDKLSDLTDLVLKLEQEAIAIATEDREMNYKISQYGAQLFNEPVSILTHCNAGSLATAGLGTALGVIRQAFSEGKINRVYADETRPLLQGSRLTAWELMQENIPVTLITDNMAGWVMKKNMVQAVIVGADRITLNGDVANKIGTYSVAVLAKEHNIPFYVAAPISTFDFSMESGFDIPIEERSASEVANFAGISTAPEGVDVFNPAFDVTPNTLVSAIITEYGILKQPYNEEILKIQQKIKGVL; encoded by the coding sequence TTGTTACAGACAATGGAATGGAAGAATAAATCTTTGCTTTTACTAAATCAGACCCTGCTGCCTAATTCAGCAGAATATATTGAATGTCATAATTATCGTAGAGTAGCAGAAGCAATTAAGCGATTGGAAGTACGGGGAGCACCAGCGATTGGTGCAGCAGCGGCATTTGGCTTTGTACTAGGAGCAAGAGAACTTTGTAACAGTTATGATTTTTGGACTGGTATTGAGGAAGTAGCTGAAGAATTAAGACAAACAAGACCTACCGCTGTAAACTTATTTTGGGCTATAGAGAGAATGTTGTCAGTTGTTAATAAATCGGATAAGTTAAGCGATCTTACTGATCTTGTATTAAAGTTAGAACAAGAGGCTATTGCAATTGCGACAGAAGATCGTGAAATGAATTATAAAATTTCTCAATATGGTGCTCAGTTATTTAATGAACCTGTTTCAATACTTACCCATTGTAATGCTGGATCATTAGCAACTGCTGGCCTTGGTACGGCCTTAGGTGTAATTCGCCAGGCTTTTTCCGAAGGAAAGATTAATAGGGTGTACGCGGATGAGACGCGTCCCTTACTTCAAGGATCTCGATTAACTGCTTGGGAGTTAATGCAGGAAAATATTCCTGTTACTTTAATTACTGACAATATGGCAGGCTGGGTAATGAAAAAAAATATGGTACAAGCTGTTATTGTAGGGGCGGATAGAATTACTCTCAATGGTGATGTAGCTAATAAAATTGGAACCTATAGTGTAGCAGTACTGGCAAAAGAACATAATATACCTTTTTATGTCGCAGCGCCGATATCTACCTTTGATTTTTCAATGGAGAGTGGGTTTGATATTCCAATAGAAGAGCGAAGTGCAAGTGAAGTAGCAAATTTTGCGGGCATTTCGACGGCTCCAGAAGGAGTGGATGTTTTTAACCCCGCCTTCGATGTGACACCAAATACACTAGTTTCAGCAATTATAACAGAATATGGGATTTTAAAACAACCTTACAATGAGGAAATTCTTAAAATACAACAAAAAATAAAAGGAGTGCTGTAA
- the mtnP gene encoding S-methyl-5'-thioadenosine phosphorylase — MINIAIIGGTGVYDPTILENVHQDEIKTPYGLVSYKVGDFAGRSIAFIPRHGSKHSIAPHLINYQANIWAMKKIGVQKILATAAVGSLNTAMKLGDFVLVDQFIDFTKTRKSTFYEGGDKGVVHVDLTSPYCLTLREALLSVSQKIGIVIHSSGTYVCTEGPRFETPAEIAMFAQMGGHLVGMTNVPEVILAREAEMCYSTIAMVTNYAAGISPNPITYGEVIEIMNENTEKLKKLLMNTILLIDTTLDCSCQQALAEYGGFKL; from the coding sequence ATGATAAATATCGCAATTATTGGTGGAACAGGAGTATACGATCCTACTATTTTGGAAAATGTACATCAAGATGAAATCAAAACTCCTTATGGTTTAGTTTCTTACAAGGTTGGAGATTTTGCCGGGAGGAGTATTGCTTTTATTCCACGACATGGTAGTAAGCATTCTATTGCACCTCACTTAATTAATTACCAAGCAAATATTTGGGCTATGAAAAAAATTGGAGTACAGAAAATTTTGGCTACAGCTGCAGTTGGTTCATTAAACACTGCAATGAAGCTGGGAGATTTCGTTTTAGTTGATCAGTTTATTGATTTTACTAAAACTAGAAAGAGTACTTTTTATGAAGGTGGCGACAAAGGGGTTGTTCATGTTGATTTAACAAGTCCCTATTGTTTAACTTTGCGGGAAGCCTTGTTGTCAGTTTCGCAAAAGATAGGCATTGTTATTCATTCTTCTGGGACTTATGTTTGTACAGAAGGACCTCGTTTCGAAACGCCAGCTGAGATTGCCATGTTTGCTCAAATGGGGGGGCACTTAGTTGGTATGACAAATGTACCGGAAGTTATATTAGCTCGTGAGGCCGAAATGTGCTATTCTACGATTGCTATGGTTACGAACTATGCGGCAGGTATTTCACCAAATCCCATAACCTACGGTGAAGTTATTGAAATTATGAATGAAAATACAGAAAAGCTTAAGAAGTTACTTATGAATACAATCCTTTTAATCGATACTACTTTAGATTGTAGTTGTCAGCAGGCATTAGCCGAATACGGCGGCTTTAAACTATAA
- the ppaX gene encoding pyrophosphatase PpaX, producing the protein MLYKAVLFDLDGTVLDTSDLIINSFKHTFRKHYNRELADNEIYEFFGKTLRTAMEYLGPDQVDELIKTYREYSLKNHDQMITTFNGVVEALQSLYEAGIVMAIVTSKTESTALRGLKLFNLDHYFSVIIGADQCQNHKPHPEPVLAALAKLQVKPEECLMVGDSSFDLISARQANVKTAAVRWSRVAWETILAEEPDYILENMSDLLPICGIK; encoded by the coding sequence TTGTTATATAAAGCAGTGCTATTTGATTTAGATGGAACTGTTCTTGACACATCCGATTTAATTATTAACTCTTTTAAGCATACTTTTCGAAAACATTATAATAGGGAACTCGCTGATAATGAGATTTATGAGTTTTTTGGTAAAACACTACGCACTGCAATGGAATATTTAGGTCCAGATCAAGTGGATGAATTGATTAAGACTTATAGGGAATATAGTTTAAAGAATCATGATCAAATGATTACCACTTTTAATGGAGTAGTAGAGGCACTACAATCATTGTATGAGGCCGGGATTGTTATGGCTATCGTTACATCGAAGACAGAAAGTACAGCCTTACGCGGCTTAAAATTATTTAATCTCGATCATTATTTCTCAGTTATTATTGGTGCAGATCAGTGTCAGAATCATAAACCTCATCCAGAACCTGTCCTCGCAGCGCTAGCCAAATTGCAAGTTAAACCGGAGGAATGCTTGATGGTAGGTGATAGTTCTTTTGATTTGATAAGTGCTAGACAAGCTAATGTGAAAACGGCTGCTGTACGGTGGTCGCGAGTTGCTTGGGAAACAATCTTAGCTGAAGAGCCGGATTACATACTGGAGAATATGTCTGATTTATTACCGATTTGTGGCATTAAATAG